GACCATGGTCACCAGCGTGAGGGCGAGCACCCAGCGGGTGCGGGCCTCGCCTTCACGGTTGCCGAGGTCGAACTGGTGGCTGTGCTGCCACGGCGAGAGGTCGTGGGTGTGGCGATGGGAAGAGGTCGACAGGCTCATGCGCGCATTCTCGGCGGGCGGCCCGACCGGTCCGGCGGATCACCCTACCTGCAGCACCTAAAATCGAGGACTTCCTCGCAGTTGCCCACCCCCACCATGACGCTGTCCTCCCTCACCGCCCTGTCGCCGCTGGACGGCCGCTATGCCGCCAAGGTGGCGCCGCTGCGGCCGCTGCTCAGCGAATTCGGCCTCATGCATCGCCGCGTGCAGGTCGAGGTGGAGTGGTTCATCGCGCTGTCCGATGCCGGCTTCGCGGAATTCAAGCCGCTGTCCGAGGCGGCGCGGGGCCTGCTGCGCGGGCTGGTGGCGCGCTTTTCCGAATCCGATGCGCAGGCCATCAAGGACATCGAGCGCACCACCAACCACGACGTGAAGGCGGTCGAGTACTGGCTGAAGGGCCGCTTCGACAACAACGCCGAGCTGAAGGCCGCGGGCGAATTCGTGCACTTCGCCTGCACCAGCGAAGACATCAACAACACCAGCCACGGCTTGATGCTGAAGGCCGCGCGCAACGACGTGCTGCTGCCGACGCTGGACCGCATCAACGCCACGCTGACCGCGATGGCGCAGCGGCTCGCGCACATTCCCATGCTCAGCCGCACGCATGGCCAGACCGCCAGCCCGACCACGGTCGGCAAGGAAGTCGCCAACGTCGTCGCGCGGCTGATGCATGCGCGCGAACGCATCGCTTCGGTCAAGCTGCTTGCCAAGATGAACGGCGCGGTGGGCAACTACAACGCCCATCTCGCGGCCTATCCGGGCTACGACTGGGAGGCGTTCAGCCGGCGCGTGGTGGAACAGCAGCTCGGGCTGCACTTCAATCCCTACACCATCCAGATCGAGCCCCACGACTACATGGCCGAGCTGTTCGACGCGGTCGCGCGTGCCAACACCATCCTGATCGACTGGTCGCGCGACGTCTGGGGCTACATCGGGCTGGGCTACTTCAAGCAGCGCACGGTCGAGGGCGAAATCGGCTCGTCGACGATGCCGCACAAGGTCAATCCCATCGACTTCGAGAACGCCGAGGGCAACTTCGGCCTGGCCAACGCACTGCTGACCCACCTGTCGCAGAAGCTGCCGATCAGCCGCTGGCAGCGCGACCTGACGGACAGCACGGTGCTGCGCAACATGGGCGTTGCGCTGGGCTACACGCTGCTGGGCTACGACAGCCTGCTGCGCGGCCTGGGCAAGCTGGAAGTCAACAAGGAGGCGCTGGCCGACGACCTCGAGGACGCCTGGGAGGTGCTCGCCGAGCCGATCCAGACGGTCATGCGCCGCTACGGCCTGCCGCATCCGTACGAGCGGCTGAAGGAGCTCACGCGCGGCAAGGGCATCACGCGCGAGGCGATCCAGCGCTTCATCGCCACGCTGGAGATTCCCGAAGCCGAGAAGAAGCGGCTGCTCGCGATGACGCCCGCCAACTACGTCGGCAAGGCCGGTGACCTGGCCAGCCGCATCGAATGAGCCGCATGAGCTTCATCGAGCAGGTCCGCCGCGCCGAGCACGAGCATCGCTCGCTGCTGTGCGTGGGCCTGGATCCCGAGCCGGCGAAGTTCCCGGGCGCCTGGAAGAACGACCCCGGCCGCATCTTCGACTTCTGCGCGGCCATCGTCGAGGCCACCAAGGACCTGGCGATCGCGTTCAAGCCGCAGATCGCCTACTTCGCGGCGCACCGGGCCGAGGACCAGCTCGAGCGGCTGATCGCGCACATCCACCGAAGCGCGCCCGCGGTCCCGGTCATCCTCGACGCGAAGCGCGGCGACATCGGCAGCACGGCCGAGCAGTACGCGCGCGAAGCCTTCGAGCGCTACCGCGCCGACGCCCTCACGCTGTCGCCCTTCATGGGCTTCGACTCGATCGAGCCCTACCTGCGGCACGAGGGCAAGGGCCTCATCCTGCTGTGCCGCACCTCCAACGCCGGCGGTTCCGACGTGCAGGCGCAGCGGCTCGCGAACGGCGACTTCGTCTACGAGCACATCGCGCGGCTCGCACAAGGTCCGTGGAACCGATCGGGCCAGCTGGCACTGGTGGTCGGCGCCACCTTCCCGGCCGAGATCGAGCGCGTGCGCGAGCTCGCCCCGACGCTGCCGCTGCTGATCCCCGGCATCGGCGCGCAAGGCGGCGATGCGCGTGCGACGGTGCGCGCCGGCTGGCGGCCCGAGGCGCCCATCATCGTGAATTCGTCGCGGGCGGTGCTGTATGCGAGTGCGGGCGATGATTTCGCAGACGCGGCGCGGCAGGTGGCCATCGCCACGCGGGACGAGCTCAACGCCGCCCGGTCGTAGCGGCTACGCCAGCGGCAGCTCGCGCGCCCGCTTGCCGGTCAGCACGAACAGCGCGTTCGCCAGCGCCGGCGCCAGGGGCGGCGTCCCCGGCTCGCCCACGCCGCTCGGTGGCCGCGAGCTGGCCACCAGGTGCGTCTCGATCAGGGGTGCATCGGCCAGGCGCACGATCGGGTGGTTCGGGAAATTGTTCTGCTGCACCGTGCCGTCGACGATGTCGATGCGCCCGTGCAGCGCGGCGCTGAGTCCGAAGATCACCGCGCTTTCCATCTGCTGCGCGACGATGCCCGGATTGACGACCGTGCCGATGTCGGCCGCGCACACCACGCGGTGCACCTTGGGCTGGCCGCCGGCCATCGACACCTCCACGACCTCGGCCACGATGCTGCCGAAGCTTTCGTGCAGCGCGACGCCGCGGGCGCGGCCGGCCGGCGCCGGCCTGGCCCAGCCGGACTTCTCCGCCGCGAGCTTGAGCACCGCCGCATGGCGCGGCGCGTCCTTGAGCAGCGACAGCCTGAAGGCCACAGGGTCCTGCTTCAGCGCATGCGCCAGCTCGTCGATGAAGCTCTCCGAAAAGAAGGCGTTGTGCGAATGGCCAACCGAGCGCCAGTAGCCGATCGGCACGCCGCTGCGCGTCGCCACGTGAGCGATGCGCTCGTTGGGGATGGCGTACGGCAAGTCGAACAGGCCATCGGCCACGCTCTTGTCGGGCGTGTCCACGGGCCCGGCCAGCGACGGCAGCGTGCGCTCCATCCAGCGCGGCGTGATCGCATCGCCGGCGCTGGTGATGGTCAGTGCGGAGACATTGCCTTCCGCATCGATGCCGGCGCGCAGCATCGCCGCGCCGGCGGGACGGTAGAAGTCGTGGGTGATGTCCTCTTCGCGCGGCCACACGAGCTGCACGGGTCGCCCGGCCGCTTCCATCGCCACGCGCACGGCCTGGCCGACGACGTCGACCTCCAGCCGGCGGCCGAAGCCGCCGCCGAGGTAGGTCAGGTGCAGCGTCACGTCGCGCTCTGCAACGCCCGCCACGTGCGCCGCCATCGAGCGGGCCAGGCCGGGCACCTGCGTCGGCGCCCACACGGTGACCTTGCCGTCGGCCACCTGCGCCGTGCAGTTGATCGGCTCCATCGTCGCGTGCGCCAGATAAGGCGCGCGGTACACCGCCTCGATGCGACGCGGCGCGTTCCTGAGCGCCGGATCGGCGTCGCCGCGCCGGTAGAAGGTGAAGCCGCCGCCATGCTCGGCCGCGTCGCGCGCGGTGTGCTCGAGCGTACGCAGGATGGCCCGGCTGTCGGGCACGCCGGCCGGCGGCGCGCGCCAGTCGATGTCCAGCGCCTGCGCCGCCTGCCTGGCATGCCAGTACGTGCGCGCGATCACCGCGATGCCGGGGGTGGATCCGCCGTACGAACCGATGCGCACGACCCGCTCCACACCGGGCCGGCGCAGCGCCTCGTCGACGTCGACACGGCCCACGCTGCCGCCGACGACAGGGCAGTGGCGCATCACCGCGTAGAGCTGGCCCGGCCGGCGCACGTCGATGCCGAAGATCGCGCTGCCGTCGGTCTTGGCCGCCAGGTCGGTGCGCGGCGCCGGCGTGCCGATCAGCTTCCAGCTCTTCGCATCCTTGAGCTGCACCGCACCGGGCGGCGTCGCCGCGGCGGCCTTGGCGAACTCGCCGAAGTGGCCGTTGGGGCCGGAGGGATGGCTGATGACGCCGTCCTTCACCGACAGCTCGTCGGCCGGGAGCCGCCATCGCAGCGACGCGGCGCCGACGAGCTGCGCCCGCGCCGTCGCGGCCGCCTGGCGCAGCAGGTCCCAGGCGTCGCTGACCGAGGTGGAGCCGCCCGTCACGTTGATGCCGAGCTCGCGTGCGACCTTGCTGACCACCCACTGCGCCGTCTTCACGGTGCGCGTCTCGGTGCCCGGCTCGCGCTCGCTCGGATGGAACGGCAGCATGTCGATGAACGACGCCACGTTGCCGTACAGCTTGTCGTGTCCGGCCTGCACGAGCTGCACCCTGGACAGCGGCACATCCAGCTCCTCCGCGGCGAGCATGGCCAGCGCCGTGTGCACGCCCTGGCCCATCTCGCTGCGGTTCATGGCAAGCAGCACGCGGCCGTCGGCGCCGATCTTGATCCAGCCGTTGAGTCCGACCTCGCCCTCGTTCGCCGGCAGCGTGTCGGGATAGCCCAGGCGGCTGCGCGGCGGCAGCACGCTCCAGCCGACGATGAACACGCCAGCGGCGCCCAGGCCGGTCAGCAGCATCACCCGGCGTTTCACAGGCCACCTCCGGGCGTTCGAGACGCGGCCGGTGCGCGGACCGCGCCGCGCAGCTGCGCCGCGGCGGTCTTGATGGCCTCGCGAATGCGTGGATAGGTGCCACAGCGGCACAGGTTGGTGATGGCCGCATCGATGTCGGCGTCGCTCGGATTGGCGTTCCTGGCGAGCAGCGCGGCGGCGGCCATCAGCATGCCGCTCTGGCAATAGCCGCACTGCGGCACCTGGTGGGCAATCCAGGCCCTTTGCAGTGGATGCGGCTGATCGCGTGTGCCCAAGGCCTCGATGGTGCGGATGGGCTTGCCGGCCACGGCGGCCAGCGGCGTCACGCACGAGCGCACCGCCTGGCCGTCGACGTGGACCGTGCAGGCGCCGCAGGCCGCGACGCCGCAGCCGAACTTGGTGCCGGTCAGATCGAGCACATCGCGCAGCACCCACAGCAGCGGCATCTGCGGGTCGACGGCCGCATCGGGCACGTTGCGGCTCTGCCCGTTGATCGAAAGGTCCATCGGGGGATTCTGCGGGAAGCGCGCCGACTCTCGGACCATCCACTGTGGCTTGGAGGAAACGCCGTGGACGCGATGCGTCCAAAATGCCGGGTTTCTACCGATCGGCACGCAGGTCCTGGTCGAGAATCGGCGTGACCCGCGCCGCCCCGAGAAGAATCGAAGGAGAGTCCCCCATGATCCGTCCCTTGACGTTGCGCGCCGCCATGGGTGCCGCAGCCCTCGCGGCCGCCGGCGCCGCCCCTGCGCAGAACGTGC
The Piscinibacter sp. XHJ-5 DNA segment above includes these coding regions:
- the purB gene encoding adenylosuccinate lyase, whose protein sequence is MTLSSLTALSPLDGRYAAKVAPLRPLLSEFGLMHRRVQVEVEWFIALSDAGFAEFKPLSEAARGLLRGLVARFSESDAQAIKDIERTTNHDVKAVEYWLKGRFDNNAELKAAGEFVHFACTSEDINNTSHGLMLKAARNDVLLPTLDRINATLTAMAQRLAHIPMLSRTHGQTASPTTVGKEVANVVARLMHARERIASVKLLAKMNGAVGNYNAHLAAYPGYDWEAFSRRVVEQQLGLHFNPYTIQIEPHDYMAELFDAVARANTILIDWSRDVWGYIGLGYFKQRTVEGEIGSSTMPHKVNPIDFENAEGNFGLANALLTHLSQKLPISRWQRDLTDSTVLRNMGVALGYTLLGYDSLLRGLGKLEVNKEALADDLEDAWEVLAEPIQTVMRRYGLPHPYERLKELTRGKGITREAIQRFIATLEIPEAEKKRLLAMTPANYVGKAGDLASRIE
- the pyrF gene encoding orotidine-5'-phosphate decarboxylase — its product is MSFIEQVRRAEHEHRSLLCVGLDPEPAKFPGAWKNDPGRIFDFCAAIVEATKDLAIAFKPQIAYFAAHRAEDQLERLIAHIHRSAPAVPVILDAKRGDIGSTAEQYAREAFERYRADALTLSPFMGFDSIEPYLRHEGKGLILLCRTSNAGGSDVQAQRLANGDFVYEHIARLAQGPWNRSGQLALVVGATFPAEIERVRELAPTLPLLIPGIGAQGGDARATVRAGWRPEAPIIVNSSRAVLYASAGDDFADAARQVAIATRDELNAARS
- a CDS encoding molybdopterin cofactor-binding domain-containing protein — translated: MKRRVMLLTGLGAAGVFIVGWSVLPPRSRLGYPDTLPANEGEVGLNGWIKIGADGRVLLAMNRSEMGQGVHTALAMLAAEELDVPLSRVQLVQAGHDKLYGNVASFIDMLPFHPSEREPGTETRTVKTAQWVVSKVARELGINVTGGSTSVSDAWDLLRQAAATARAQLVGAASLRWRLPADELSVKDGVISHPSGPNGHFGEFAKAAAATPPGAVQLKDAKSWKLIGTPAPRTDLAAKTDGSAIFGIDVRRPGQLYAVMRHCPVVGGSVGRVDVDEALRRPGVERVVRIGSYGGSTPGIAVIARTYWHARQAAQALDIDWRAPPAGVPDSRAILRTLEHTARDAAEHGGGFTFYRRGDADPALRNAPRRIEAVYRAPYLAHATMEPINCTAQVADGKVTVWAPTQVPGLARSMAAHVAGVAERDVTLHLTYLGGGFGRRLEVDVVGQAVRVAMEAAGRPVQLVWPREEDITHDFYRPAGAAMLRAGIDAEGNVSALTITSAGDAITPRWMERTLPSLAGPVDTPDKSVADGLFDLPYAIPNERIAHVATRSGVPIGYWRSVGHSHNAFFSESFIDELAHALKQDPVAFRLSLLKDAPRHAAVLKLAAEKSGWARPAPAGRARGVALHESFGSIVAEVVEVSMAGGQPKVHRVVCAADIGTVVNPGIVAQQMESAVIFGLSAALHGRIDIVDGTVQQNNFPNHPIVRLADAPLIETHLVASSRPPSGVGEPGTPPLAPALANALFVLTGKRARELPLA
- a CDS encoding 2Fe-2S iron-sulfur cluster-binding protein, with translation MDLSINGQSRNVPDAAVDPQMPLLWVLRDVLDLTGTKFGCGVAACGACTVHVDGQAVRSCVTPLAAVAGKPIRTIEALGTRDQPHPLQRAWIAHQVPQCGYCQSGMLMAAAALLARNANPSDADIDAAITNLCRCGTYPRIREAIKTAAAQLRGAVRAPAASRTPGGGL